The sequence GCCCGAATACATCACCACCAGACAGACGAAAGTGAACAACACCACCATCCACGCCGGCACGATGCGCACCAGGTTGCGACGCTGATCGTTCAAGCCTTCCCAGTGTGGCGACAACTCGCGCGGCACGTCGCCACGCAACTGACGGATCTGCCGGTACAAGGCGTCACGGATGCCTTCAAGCTCGAGCATGCCGCGTGCCTGGACGCGGTACTTGCCCTCGAAACCGAGGGACAGGCACAGGTACATCAACTCGAGCATCGGCAGGTGCTTGACCGGGTTCTTCGACAGTCGATCGAGCAACTGGAAGAACTTCTCGCCACCGAAGGTTTCGTTGTGGAAGCTGCTCAGCAGACTCATCTGCGACCATTCGCTTTCGTTGCCCCACGGCGTGGTCACGACAGCTTCGTCGACCACGGTGCAGAGCACGTAACGCGCGGCCATCACCTGGCTGCTTTCGGCGCCGTTGTGCAGGGCGCGTACTTCAAACAGTTTCAGCCCGGCAGTCAGACGCTCGTTGAGTGCGTACAAGTCTTCGCGGGTTTCGCTGTGCTTGAGGCGCACCACTTCCGAAAGTAGCTCGGACGAAGCAGCGACCAGCGAATTGAGGCTGATGTTGAACGCTTCGGCCGGGCGCAGGCGCGCGGCGTAGATCATGCGCTCTTCCAGTTGCTCGAAACGCGGCGGCGCGGCGAAGTCGGTCAGCGGACTCGATGCCGGTCCGTGGCCTTGACGATCGAGCAGGACGGTTTTGTCGTCCTGGTTGTAATCCGTTTCCTTGATCATGTCGGTCAGTTCCTGATGGCCCAGAATTTCAGTTCAAGCTCGGCAAATTCGCCGGACACGTGGAACGCGAAACCGCCGGAGCGCTCGAGTTGTGCCAGGTCTTCGGAACTGAGTTCGAGGATGAAATAGGTTTTGTTCGAGTGGAACGCGATCTGCCGCGGGGCCACCGGCAACGGTTTGACCTTGATCCCCGGCAAGTGCAGGTTGACCAGTTGGCGGATACGCTCCACCGGGCCAACCTTGAGGTGCGCCGGCAAGCGGTGGCGCAGTTCTTCGGAGTCGCAGTTGGCACTGGCCGCCAGCACGAACGACGCCGAGCCAAGCAGTTTGTGGTCGTGCAACGGCGAGACGATGATGCCGTACTGACGCGCTTGCAGGATCAGTTCAATGGCGTGCTGTTCGAGCACCATCGACAGCACCTGACGAATCGCTTCCATCAGTTTGCGGAAGCTCCCACCTTGGTCAGCGTGGGAATAGCGGCTGTCCAGACGCGGGCGTTTGCTCTCGCCGGAGAAGGTCGCCAGATCGCCGAGCATGGTCAGCAGCGTGCGGTACAACTCTTCCGGGTGCACTTGCTCCAGGCCGAGGTAGTGGCGCAGCAGCAGCTCGGTGCGGTTGATCAGTTGCAGCATCATGAAGTCGCCGACTTCGGCACCGCCGACCTTGCCGTTGGAGCGAATCCGCTCAGCAATGGTGTCGCCACGGTGGTTGAGCATGCTGATGACTTCTTTCAGGCACGACAGCAGATAGCTGGAGGCGTGGGCCTGAATGTAGGTCGGCACGAAGTCCGGGTCGAGGCTGATCACGCCGTCGGGGGTGGTGTCGAGCACGTCGCAGATCTTTAGCTTCACGTAGGCCTGATCGCTCTGCTGCTCGCCGAGCAACAGTTTGAAGTCCGGGCGACCGCAGCTGACCTGGCTGGCGGAATCGTCGCCGGCGTTGGAGTCGGCCACTTCGGCGTCATACGCGGTGTAACGCGCGAGCACGTCGGATTGTTCTGGACGGCGCGACTCGATGTGGTTACCGGTGACCAGCGGCAGCGCCAGATAGATCGGTGTGTTACCGGTGTTCGGTGGTACGTCCAGCGCCAGCGGCTCGGTGTTGCCACCGAGTTCGAACAGGCTGCCATCCGGCAGAATCCCCGAGGCTTCACTGATCACCAGTTTGCCCATGTTGAGGAACTGCAAGTCGATCTCCAGATTGAGGAAACCCCAGGTGTAGCCACCGAGCAATTGGGTGCGGGTTTTCATCTGGTGATCGTAATAACGATCGTTGTGCTGGAAGTGCTGCGGACGCAGCAGCATGCCTTCCTGCCAAATGACTTTATGGGTATTCATGATCAGTCATCCGCCTTGGCGAGCACTTGATTGGTGTTGCGGATGCCGGTCTGGTCCAGAGTCAGATCGACTTCGGTGACTTCCAGCGGAGTGATCTGAATGGTGTGGCGCCATTGGGTGTCCGGCAAGTCGCGGTAAGCGGCGAGAACGCCCACATAAAGGCTGCCCTCTTCCACCTTGAGCTTCATTTCCACGGTTTCACCCGGGCGCAGTTCGAGTTCTTCGCTGGCCACCAGATCCGGGTTGAGGGATTCCTTGGCGCGTTCGTACAGGCTGAAGAAATCAGCGTTCTCGAAGGTCACCGGGTGCTTGAGTTCGAACAGGCGCACGACGATCGGCGACGGCCGACCGTTGAGGTCCGGGTTGAGCTGATCGCTGCCGGTCAGCTTGAGGTTGATCTTGGTCACTTTCGAGTACGGCGACAGCGACGAACAACCGGCGAGCAGCACCAGCACGGTGAGCGCAGTCAGCGTCTTGAAAAAAGCGGTCGAGCGGCGAGACATGCGCATCATCCTTGGTGGTCGGTGTGGAGGGTGGAGATCAGGCGGATCTGTTCTTCGTAGGCCTGGGCGAAGTCGCGGGCCAGCAGACGCTCGCTCCAGTCATCGTCCTGACGCAGCGCCTGGTGATAACGGCCGAACGCTCTCCAGCGCCCGCCCGAAGTGGCGATCAACGGCTTGTTGTCGCGCTCGAAACGCAGGGTCAGTTGCTCTGGCGAGAAGTGCTCCAGCGTGCCGCGCACGGCGGCGCGGCTGGCGGTCAGCAGGGCAACTTGATGCGCCTGCAGGTCGCGGAACGCGCGGGAAATGGCTTGCTCGGCCGGCAGATGGCCGGGCTTGCTTGGCTGCAACAGAATCTGCAGGGCTTCGCTCGGATCGACAGCGAATTTCAGCGGGTTCTTGTTGGTGCCTTGCACGGTGGTCTGGGCGAGACGCAGCTCGTTTTTCAACTCGGAACGAGTGCGCAGGCTCTGCTGCAAACCGCCGATGCTTTGGCGCAGCAAGCGCGCAGCGTTCAGCGCCAGGGCTTCGCGTTCGTCGTGGCTGAGGCCTTTGACATCGACGCCCAGCGCCGCACCGAAATGATCCCAGAAACCTTCGCTTTGACGCTCAACGGCTTTCGGCGCCGGAGCGGGCTCAGGTTCGACGGGGGCTGCAATCAGCTCCGGCACCATCAGGCTTTCCATGTCGATGCGCGCGTAGTCGGCGCGTTGACGGGAGTCCTCAGGCTTGGTGTTCGGCGCCAGCAGTTCGTCGATTTCCGAGTACACACGCTCTTGCTGCTCGAGAGCATTGAGCGGGTCGAGATCGAGGAACGCGTCGTCGGGGATGATGCTGCCAGCGGCGCGTGGACGGCCAACTTCACCGTCGAAGGTCGCCGGGTCGCGTACCAGCCGCGCGCGAATTTCGAAGTCACCCAGCACGTAGGTGCTGCCGTGTTCGATGCGCACCGGTTCGCCTTTGTGCAGGCGTGCGCCGCTCTCGCCGTCCTGGACACCGTTGCTGCTGGTGTCGGTGAGGAAGAACGTACCCTCGCGGTAGCTGACAATCGCGTGGTGATTGGACAGGTGACGCTTGCGGTCAGGGATGATCCAGTCGCAGTCCTCGCCCCGCCCGATCACGCCGCCGGCCTGTTTAAAGGTCTTCTGGCACAACTCGGTGGGCACGAACTGCTTGGTGTTCAGCATTTCGAAAACCAATTCCATGTTTGATGCTCCTTGCGGTCACTTGCCGCGATTGACCGCTTGCGGATCACCCAACGGGCGATAGTCGTTGTCGTTGAATTTGTAATTACCGCTACAGCCGCCAAGGCCGCATAGAACGACGAGGGTCAGCAGGACAGCTTGCCAGTGACGAACAGACATCAGAGGGTCTCCAGGTGTAGACAAAGCACAAAGCGCCGACCCTTGCGGGCGGCGCTGAAATTGGTTTTTGCGAGGATTTCGATGACGTTTTGCCTACCCATCGAAATCTCCCAGATTGATGTTCAGCCGGCCGAGCCGATATAGCAGCGTGCGTCGCGGCAGGCCCAGTTCACGGGCGGCGA comes from Pseudomonas sp. RU47 and encodes:
- the icmH gene encoding type IVB secretion system protein IcmH/DotU — its product is MIKETDYNQDDKTVLLDRQGHGPASSPLTDFAAPPRFEQLEERMIYAARLRPAEAFNISLNSLVAASSELLSEVVRLKHSETREDLYALNERLTAGLKLFEVRALHNGAESSQVMAARYVLCTVVDEAVVTTPWGNESEWSQMSLLSSFHNETFGGEKFFQLLDRLSKNPVKHLPMLELMYLCLSLGFEGKYRVQARGMLELEGIRDALYRQIRQLRGDVPRELSPHWEGLNDQRRNLVRIVPAWMVVLFTFVCLVVMYSGFAWVLGEQRDTVLQPYQPLDPAAVQPQSQP
- the tssK gene encoding type VI secretion system baseplate subunit TssK — its product is MNTHKVIWQEGMLLRPQHFQHNDRYYDHQMKTRTQLLGGYTWGFLNLEIDLQFLNMGKLVISEASGILPDGSLFELGGNTEPLALDVPPNTGNTPIYLALPLVTGNHIESRRPEQSDVLARYTAYDAEVADSNAGDDSASQVSCGRPDFKLLLGEQQSDQAYVKLKICDVLDTTPDGVISLDPDFVPTYIQAHASSYLLSCLKEVISMLNHRGDTIAERIRSNGKVGGAEVGDFMMLQLINRTELLLRHYLGLEQVHPEELYRTLLTMLGDLATFSGESKRPRLDSRYSHADQGGSFRKLMEAIRQVLSMVLEQHAIELILQARQYGIIVSPLHDHKLLGSASFVLAASANCDSEELRHRLPAHLKVGPVERIRQLVNLHLPGIKVKPLPVAPRQIAFHSNKTYFILELSSEDLAQLERSGGFAFHVSGEFAELELKFWAIRN
- the tssJ gene encoding type VI secretion system lipoprotein TssJ encodes the protein MSRRSTAFFKTLTALTVLVLLAGCSSLSPYSKVTKINLKLTGSDQLNPDLNGRPSPIVVRLFELKHPVTFENADFFSLYERAKESLNPDLVASEELELRPGETVEMKLKVEEGSLYVGVLAAYRDLPDTQWRHTIQITPLEVTEVDLTLDQTGIRNTNQVLAKADD
- the tagH gene encoding type VI secretion system-associated FHA domain protein TagH; this encodes MELVFEMLNTKQFVPTELCQKTFKQAGGVIGRGEDCDWIIPDRKRHLSNHHAIVSYREGTFFLTDTSSNGVQDGESGARLHKGEPVRIEHGSTYVLGDFEIRARLVRDPATFDGEVGRPRAAGSIIPDDAFLDLDPLNALEQQERVYSEIDELLAPNTKPEDSRQRADYARIDMESLMVPELIAAPVEPEPAPAPKAVERQSEGFWDHFGAALGVDVKGLSHDEREALALNAARLLRQSIGGLQQSLRTRSELKNELRLAQTTVQGTNKNPLKFAVDPSEALQILLQPSKPGHLPAEQAISRAFRDLQAHQVALLTASRAAVRGTLEHFSPEQLTLRFERDNKPLIATSGGRWRAFGRYHQALRQDDDWSERLLARDFAQAYEEQIRLISTLHTDHQG